The Clostridioides difficile genome has a segment encoding these proteins:
- a CDS encoding copper homeostasis protein CutC, with the protein MLEIIGMTVEDAKIIEDCGADRIELVSALTEGGLTPSFGLIESVVNSVKIPVNVMIRPHAKSFVYSKEDINIMLKDINIVKEIGANGVVFGMLDKNNNIDEENLNFLLQYCDNLAVTFHRAIDESNTIESVNILKDYDRITNILTSGGKGSIRGNIEIIKDMMLNSDNIKILLGGGLNFNNIVEIKEVTKANNFHFGTAVRIDKNPFKDIDRQKLKQLVDIISK; encoded by the coding sequence ATGTTAGAGATAATAGGAATGACAGTAGAAGACGCTAAGATTATAGAAGATTGTGGCGCAGATAGAATAGAATTAGTTAGTGCCTTAACTGAAGGAGGACTGACACCAAGCTTTGGGCTTATAGAAAGTGTTGTTAACAGTGTAAAGATACCTGTGAACGTGATGATAAGACCTCATGCTAAAAGTTTTGTATATAGTAAAGAAGATATAAATATAATGTTAAAAGATATAAATATAGTCAAAGAGATTGGAGCTAATGGCGTTGTATTTGGAATGTTAGATAAGAATAACAATATAGATGAAGAAAATTTAAATTTTTTATTACAATACTGTGATAATCTTGCTGTTACGTTTCATAGAGCAATAGATGAATCAAACACAATAGAAAGTGTTAATATTTTAAAGGATTATGACAGAATTACAAATATACTAACATCAGGAGGCAAGGGAAGTATAAGAGGTAATATAGAAATTATAAAAGATATGATGCTTAACTCTGATAATATAAAAATTCTTTTAGGTGGAGGACTTAATTTTAATAACATAGTGGAAATAAAGGAAGTAACTAAGGCAAATAATTTTCACTTTGGTACAGCTGTTAGAATAGATAAGAATCCATTTAAAGATATAGATAGACAAAAGCTTAAACAATTAGTAGATATAATTTCGAAATAA
- a CDS encoding Sapep family Mn(2+)-dependent dipeptidase, producing the protein MDIINNKVDALKENLLSDIVDIVKIPSVEGESENGFPFGEKVGKALNKALEISRKLGFKARNLDNYIGYAEYGDSEDYICVIGHVDVVPEGEDWIYQPYGGEIYNGKIYGRGVLDNKGPIICALYGLYVIKELGIKLDKKVRIIFGTNEESGFKDIPHYLKEEKPPIMGFTPDCKYPVVYGEKGMAKIIIKNNCNYKEDTLLSFIENISEKVIVTNQELYKENDGIILEIKVKYDFSYKLEDVLYEIKSNFPNGTEIEVISNFNPVYFDKDSKLVKKLQIAYERVTSLDGTPVTTNGGTYAKVMPNIVPFGPSFPGQKGIAHNPDEYMDIDDIILNAKIFANAIYELAKE; encoded by the coding sequence ATGGATATCATAAATAATAAAGTAGATGCGTTAAAAGAAAATTTATTAAGTGATATTGTAGATATTGTAAAAATACCTAGTGTTGAAGGGGAGTCAGAAAATGGCTTCCCTTTTGGCGAAAAGGTAGGAAAAGCACTTAATAAAGCATTAGAAATTTCAAGAAAATTAGGCTTTAAAGCTAGAAATTTAGACAATTATATTGGTTATGCAGAATACGGAGATAGTGAAGATTATATTTGTGTAATTGGTCACGTAGATGTAGTCCCTGAAGGAGAAGATTGGATATATCAACCTTATGGAGGAGAAATATATAATGGAAAGATTTATGGTAGAGGGGTATTAGATAATAAAGGACCTATAATTTGTGCTCTATATGGATTATATGTTATTAAAGAACTAGGTATAAAGTTAGATAAAAAGGTTAGGATAATTTTTGGCACAAATGAAGAGAGTGGATTTAAAGATATACCACATTATTTGAAAGAAGAAAAACCTCCTATAATGGGGTTCACACCAGATTGCAAATATCCTGTTGTGTATGGTGAAAAAGGTATGGCGAAAATTATAATCAAAAATAATTGTAACTATAAGGAGGATACACTTTTAAGCTTTATAGAAAATATATCTGAAAAAGTGATTGTTACAAATCAAGAGTTATATAAAGAAAATGATGGTATAATACTGGAGATAAAAGTAAAATATGACTTTAGTTATAAACTAGAAGATGTATTATATGAAATAAAATCTAATTTTCCTAATGGTACAGAGATAGAAGTAATTTCTAATTTTAATCCTGTATATTTTGATAAAGATAGTAAGCTTGTTAAAAAACTTCAAATAGCTTATGAAAGAGTAACATCATTAGATGGTACTCCAGTAACAACTAATGGAGGTACATATGCAAAAGTAATGCCAAATATAGTTCCATTTGGGCCTTCGTTTCCAGGACAAAAAGGAATAGCTCATAATCCCGACGAATATATGGATATAGATGATATAATTTTAAATGCAAAAATATTTGCAAATGCAATATATGAATTAGCAAAGGAGTAG
- a CDS encoding N(4)-(beta-N-acetylglucosaminyl)-L-asparaginase — protein MWGMIATWRMAIEGITEASEHLEKGMEAGDAVELAVRRVEDYPFYKSVGYGGLPNENCEVELDAAFMDGNTLDIGAVAGIRDYSNPVSIARKLSYEKVNNFLVGIGAEEYAHKNGFERKNMLTDRAKLHYKKRKKETLDKGLSPYAGHDTVGMISLDKDGKMCAATSTSGLFMKKRGRIGDSALSGSGFFVDSSIGGATATGLGEDLMKGCISYEIVRLMKEGKHPQEACDIAVNELDEQLIKRRGKAGDLSLVAMNNKGEWGVATNIADFTFSVATKEEAPTVYISNRIDGKTIHKVVSNEWMEAYEARIKAPIEVSE, from the coding sequence ATGTGGGGAATGATAGCAACATGGAGAATGGCTATAGAAGGAATCACTGAAGCATCAGAACATTTAGAAAAAGGAATGGAAGCAGGAGATGCTGTAGAACTTGCTGTAAGAAGAGTTGAAGATTATCCATTCTATAAATCAGTTGGATATGGAGGACTTCCAAATGAAAACTGTGAAGTAGAACTTGATGCTGCATTTATGGATGGAAATACACTAGATATAGGAGCAGTTGCAGGTATAAGAGATTATTCTAATCCTGTCAGTATAGCTAGAAAACTAAGTTATGAGAAAGTGAATAATTTCTTAGTTGGAATTGGAGCTGAAGAGTATGCTCATAAAAATGGATTTGAAAGAAAAAATATGTTAACAGATAGAGCTAAGCTACATTATAAGAAGAGAAAAAAAGAAACTTTAGATAAGGGATTAAGCCCATATGCTGGTCATGATACTGTTGGAATGATATCTTTAGATAAAGATGGAAAGATGTGTGCAGCAACTTCAACAAGTGGACTATTTATGAAGAAAAGGGGTAGAATAGGAGATTCTGCACTATCTGGTTCGGGATTCTTCGTTGATAGTAGCATAGGAGGAGCTACAGCTACTGGTCTTGGAGAAGATTTGATGAAAGGATGTATATCATATGAGATAGTTAGACTTATGAAAGAAGGAAAACATCCACAAGAGGCATGTGATATAGCAGTAAATGAGTTGGATGAACAACTTATAAAAAGACGAGGAAAAGCTGGAGACTTATCATTAGTTGCTATGAATAATAAAGGTGAATGGGGAGTAGCTACAAACATAGCTGACTTTACATTCTCAGTAGCTACTAAAGAAGAAGCCCCTACAGTGTATATATCAAATAGAATAGATGGTAAAACTATACATAAAGTTGTATCAAATGAATGGATGGAAGCATATGAAGCTAGAATAAAGGCTCCAATAGAAGTGAGTGAATAA
- a CDS encoding glycine/betaine/sarcosine/D-proline family reductase selenoprotein B: MKKIVMILDQIQAGAGGKEKSNIPPAGKSSPLGPGVMMEPFLKESKVIATLFCGDEFFINNEEEVTNKMIAMVKKLNPDVVICGPSFNYENFSKMSAVLSKNINNKTDIPAFAAMSEENTDIINEYKNDICIVKTPKKGGIGLNDSLNNICKLAKSIANKEDITSMREEFCY, translated from the coding sequence ATGAAGAAAATAGTTATGATATTGGATCAAATACAAGCAGGTGCAGGTGGGAAAGAAAAAAGCAATATACCTCCTGCTGGAAAATCAAGTCCATTAGGTCCAGGTGTAATGATGGAACCATTTTTAAAAGAATCTAAAGTAATAGCGACACTTTTTTGTGGGGATGAATTTTTTATAAACAATGAAGAAGAAGTGACAAATAAGATGATAGCTATGGTTAAAAAGTTAAACCCTGATGTAGTAATTTGTGGACCAAGTTTTAACTATGAAAATTTTTCTAAGATGTCAGCAGTACTATCTAAAAATATAAATAATAAAACAGATATACCAGCTTTTGCAGCTATGTCAGAAGAAAATACAGACATAATAAACGAATACAAAAATGATATATGTATAGTTAAAACACCTAAAAAGGGCGGAATAGGTCTTAACGATTCACTAAATAATATATGTAAATTAGCAAAATCAATAGCAAATAAAGAAGATATAACTTCAATGAGAGAAGAATTTTGTTATTAA
- the celB gene encoding PTS cellobiose transporter subunit IIC, which yields MNKLERILMPLAEKIGKNKLLIAIRDGFLVSSPLLIIGSLFLLVANFPIKGWDEFVGQIFGPDWAVKLQQPTIATFEVMTLLAVLGIGYSYAKQIDVDPIASAAVAVVAFFIVTPFVIPYTPEGTKAVYMVTGIPLGWMGSKGMFVGMITAITSVKLFAVVVKKGWTLKMPDGVPPTVSKSFAALIPSAIVMVVFFLVKIAFEATPYGSIHEFIFKFLQMPLLKLGNSLGAMAIAYIFLHLFWFFGINGSSVVGAVYNPILKILSAENLAAFQAGSKIPNIITGQFQDMFATFGGAGSTLSLIIAMLLICKSKRIKSMGKLSILPGIFGINEPLIFGLPIMLNPILLIPFAIVPTINIIIAYFCMSAGLVPLTNGVQLPWTTPIIFSGFLTTGWQGALLQIILLVLGIFMYMPFIKMLDKQYLKEEKTNVEEEDDDISFDDLVL from the coding sequence ATGAATAAATTGGAAAGAATACTTATGCCATTGGCTGAAAAAATAGGTAAAAATAAATTATTAATTGCAATTAGAGATGGTTTTTTAGTATCATCACCATTATTGATAATAGGGTCATTATTTTTATTAGTAGCAAACTTCCCAATCAAAGGATGGGATGAATTTGTAGGTCAAATTTTTGGTCCAGATTGGGCAGTAAAATTACAACAACCAACTATAGCGACTTTTGAAGTAATGACTTTACTTGCAGTTTTAGGAATTGGTTACTCTTATGCTAAACAAATAGATGTAGACCCAATTGCATCAGCAGCAGTTGCAGTAGTTGCTTTTTTTATAGTGACACCATTTGTAATACCATATACGCCAGAAGGAACAAAGGCAGTCTATATGGTAACAGGTATCCCCTTGGGGTGGATGGGTTCTAAGGGAATGTTTGTAGGAATGATAACCGCAATAACATCTGTTAAATTATTTGCAGTAGTTGTCAAAAAAGGGTGGACATTGAAGATGCCAGATGGAGTTCCCCCAACTGTTTCAAAATCATTTGCTGCATTAATACCAAGTGCAATAGTTATGGTAGTTTTCTTTTTAGTTAAGATTGCTTTTGAAGCTACACCATATGGAAGTATACATGAATTTATATTTAAGTTTTTACAAATGCCATTATTAAAATTAGGAAATAGTTTAGGCGCTATGGCAATAGCTTATATATTCTTACATTTATTCTGGTTCTTTGGAATAAATGGTAGTAGTGTTGTTGGAGCTGTCTATAATCCAATATTAAAAATTTTATCAGCTGAAAATTTAGCGGCTTTTCAAGCTGGTTCAAAAATACCAAACATAATAACTGGTCAATTTCAGGATATGTTTGCAACATTTGGTGGAGCAGGCAGTACACTATCCTTAATTATAGCTATGTTGCTTATATGCAAAAGTAAGCGTATAAAATCAATGGGTAAATTATCAATTTTACCAGGGATATTTGGAATAAATGAGCCATTAATATTTGGTCTACCAATAATGCTTAACCCAATATTACTGATACCATTTGCAATAGTTCCAACAATAAATATAATAATAGCTTATTTCTGTATGTCAGCAGGATTAGTACCACTTACAAATGGGGTTCAATTACCATGGACAACTCCAATTATATTCTCTGGATTTCTAACAACAGGATGGCAAGGTGCTTTACTACAAATAATACTTCTTGTACTAGGAATATTTATGTACATGCCATTTATAAAAATGTTAGATAAACAATATTTAAAAGAAGAAAAAACAAATGTCGAAGAGGAAGATGATGATATATCTTTTGATGATTTAGTATTATAG
- a CDS encoding PTS sugar transporter subunit IIB produces the protein MKRKVYLFCSFGMSTSLLAGKMQKVADEHNLPIEVEAFPIAEIDKIVEEKNPDCILLGPQVKYMLKELKPKFEAQGKPVDLINETDYGTMNGEKVLKLAIKLIKSKQA, from the coding sequence ATGAAGAGAAAAGTATATTTATTTTGTAGTTTTGGGATGTCAACGAGCTTACTTGCAGGAAAGATGCAGAAAGTAGCAGATGAACACAATTTACCAATAGAAGTAGAAGCATTTCCAATAGCAGAAATTGATAAGATAGTTGAAGAAAAGAACCCAGATTGTATACTGCTAGGGCCTCAAGTCAAATACATGTTAAAGGAGTTAAAGCCAAAGTTCGAAGCTCAAGGAAAACCTGTGGATTTAATAAATGAAACTGACTATGGAACTATGAATGGAGAAAAAGTACTAAAGCTTGCTATAAAATTAATAAAATCTAAACAAGCTTAA
- a CDS encoding PTS lactose/cellobiose transporter subunit IIA yields the protein MEEIVLKIIIHAGNAKSVLYEALDCAKENDFEKADELIERANEEILKAHKVQTELIQKEAGGNKSDISILLIHSQDHLMTCMSERNLIKEMIVLRKEIQKLK from the coding sequence ATGGAAGAAATAGTATTAAAGATTATAATTCATGCTGGAAATGCAAAATCTGTACTTTACGAAGCTCTTGATTGTGCGAAGGAAAACGATTTTGAAAAGGCTGATGAATTAATCGAAAGAGCAAATGAAGAAATATTAAAAGCGCATAAAGTACAAACAGAACTTATACAAAAGGAAGCAGGAGGAAATAAGTCAGATATATCTATTTTACTAATTCACTCTCAAGACCATTTAATGACCTGTATGAGTGAAAGAAACCTTATAAAGGAAATGATAGTGCTAAGAAAAGAAATTCAAAAACTAAAATAA
- a CDS encoding BglG family transcription antiterminator, whose protein sequence is MNKRQENLLTVLLLKEEFININDIANDFECSERTIRNDCKYIDEWLSTFCNAYIKRKPNIGIKFSGDNTDKIVVNQKLRGEVKRVNSELHKQVEILNLLLCNNKKMTLNDLSNKLYINKNIVREEINKLSVELNNYNLKVSTKTGSGICIEGNEKDIRIMLVTFLFKYIDKYRLNMDEIEYFHMVDIIVVKNIMSMIEDKMDIRLTDVSFRQLMLFLLINIIRIRLGNSFKISNIKRELKLEILILDIENELKSSLSIVLNHEEKLFIESLILGMNKQINSKDTKKSLYLNEELSEYTKRIINLVSEESGINFNNDILLYDQLICHLNVTMHQMQSNVYLENPLLDNIKNKFCFLFTVISNSIGIEQKGKQITEDEIGYLTLHFQTSLERKSNKRESTKKASIVCPFSFGVSMLLKVKIEKRFNNIEIVETLREEDLRRDNFNKMIDFIIAFQEYENVQKPIFITTPLFTDEDENKLKEFTNKIKEKDTSYKLMNRLMMSEYLIRELEHNDIYDAIAYLTNLLIEKHYADKEYLNSIIEREKAYPTNVGKGILFPHGDMKYIKQSVLCFARLKTPIKIRNGKYIKIILLLAYKKDDDRKVFRELFKEISKLTEDENMLDVLSKCDIKNVKNILI, encoded by the coding sequence ATGAACAAAAGACAAGAGAACTTGTTAACAGTATTGCTATTAAAAGAAGAATTTATAAATATCAATGATATTGCTAACGATTTTGAGTGTTCAGAGAGAACAATAAGAAATGATTGTAAGTACATTGATGAATGGTTGTCTACTTTTTGTAATGCTTATATTAAAAGAAAGCCTAACATAGGGATTAAGTTCAGTGGAGATAATACAGATAAAATAGTAGTAAATCAAAAGTTAAGAGGTGAAGTTAAAAGAGTAAATAGTGAACTTCATAAACAAGTTGAGATATTGAATTTATTACTTTGTAATAATAAGAAAATGACTTTAAATGATTTGTCCAATAAATTGTATATAAATAAAAATATTGTTAGAGAAGAAATAAATAAATTATCAGTAGAATTAAATAACTATAATTTAAAAGTTTCAACTAAAACAGGCAGTGGTATATGTATTGAAGGAAACGAGAAAGACATAAGGATAATGTTAGTGACATTCTTATTTAAATATATAGATAAATACAGATTAAATATGGATGAAATAGAATATTTCCATATGGTAGACATAATAGTTGTCAAAAACATAATGTCTATGATAGAAGATAAAATGGATATAAGACTTACAGATGTCTCATTCAGGCAATTGATGTTATTTTTACTTATAAATATAATACGAATAAGGTTAGGGAATTCTTTTAAAATATCAAATATTAAAAGAGAGCTAAAGTTAGAAATTCTTATATTAGATATAGAAAATGAGTTGAAATCCAGTCTATCTATAGTGTTAAATCATGAAGAAAAGTTATTTATAGAATCATTAATACTTGGTATGAATAAACAAATAAATAGTAAAGATACTAAAAAATCACTATACCTTAATGAAGAATTATCAGAGTACACAAAAAGAATTATAAATTTAGTATCAGAAGAATCAGGTATAAACTTTAATAATGATATATTGCTTTATGACCAATTAATATGCCACTTAAATGTTACAATGCACCAAATGCAAAGTAATGTTTATTTGGAAAATCCACTTTTAGATAATATAAAAAATAAATTTTGTTTTTTATTTACAGTGATTTCAAATTCAATAGGAATTGAGCAAAAAGGAAAACAAATAACTGAAGATGAAATAGGCTATCTTACTCTTCACTTTCAAACATCTTTAGAAAGAAAAAGTAATAAGAGAGAATCAACTAAAAAAGCAAGTATTGTATGTCCATTTAGTTTTGGAGTAAGTATGTTACTAAAAGTAAAGATAGAAAAGAGATTTAATAATATAGAAATAGTTGAAACACTAAGGGAAGAAGATTTAAGAAGAGATAACTTCAATAAAATGATAGATTTTATAATTGCATTTCAAGAATATGAAAATGTACAAAAGCCCATTTTTATAACAACACCACTATTTACTGATGAGGATGAAAATAAACTCAAAGAATTTACCAACAAAATAAAAGAAAAAGATACATCATATAAACTTATGAATAGATTAATGATGTCTGAGTATTTAATAAGAGAGCTAGAACATAATGATATTTATGATGCTATAGCATACTTAACTAATTTATTAATCGAAAAGCATTATGCAGATAAGGAGTATTTAAATTCTATTATAGAAAGAGAAAAGGCATATCCAACTAATGTTGGGAAAGGGATATTATTTCCTCATGGAGATATGAAATATATAAAGCAATCTGTCTTATGCTTTGCAAGATTGAAAACACCAATAAAAATTAGAAATGGAAAATACATAAAAATTATACTTTTATTAGCTTATAAAAAAGATGATGATAGAAAAGTATTTAGAGAATTATTCAAAGAAATATCTAAATTGACAGAAGATGAGAATATGCTTGATGTGCTAAGTAAATGTGATATTAAAAATGTAAAAAATATTCTTATATAA
- a CDS encoding ComF family protein: protein MKICNDNFIKSLKNLINKCLDFIYPENISCIICDKSIKKTNTYSVCKSCFNEMNFILDGCIKCGKPIIHHSLEKEFIEGCSYCFNKSFYFDKSISCIEYNDITKKIILGLKYNQKTFMTKYIAQIMKEKLDLENMKFDYILFVPLHRKRLNKRGFNQAQKIALSLSKIINVPILDCISREKNTRMLYKLSKRERKKELKNVFAVNENIKLINNKNVLLIDDIFTTGLTTNEISKILKLSGVNKVFVMTLLTRTNDNYVME from the coding sequence ATGAAAATATGCAATGATAATTTTATTAAGAGTTTAAAAAATCTGATTAATAAATGTCTGGATTTTATTTATCCTGAAAATATAAGTTGCATAATTTGTGATAAATCAATAAAAAAAACTAATACCTATTCAGTCTGTAAAAGTTGTTTTAATGAAATGAATTTTATACTAGATGGGTGTATAAAATGTGGAAAGCCAATAATACATCATTCACTTGAAAAAGAATTTATTGAAGGATGTAGCTATTGTTTTAATAAAAGTTTTTATTTTGATAAGTCGATTTCCTGTATTGAATACAATGATATAACTAAAAAAATAATATTAGGATTAAAGTACAATCAAAAAACATTTATGACTAAATATATAGCTCAAATAATGAAAGAAAAGTTGGATTTAGAAAATATGAAATTTGATTATATATTATTTGTTCCACTTCATAGGAAAAGACTTAATAAAAGAGGATTTAATCAAGCACAAAAAATAGCTTTGAGTTTGAGTAAAATAATCAATGTTCCAATTTTAGATTGTATATCTAGAGAAAAAAATACAAGGATGCTCTATAAGTTAAGTAAACGAGAGCGAAAAAAGGAATTAAAAAATGTATTTGCTGTTAACGAAAATATTAAATTAATAAATAATAAAAATGTACTTTTGATAGATGATATATTCACAACTGGCTTGACAACAAATGAAATATCTAAAATTTTAAAGTTATCTGGTGTTAATAAGGTTTTTGTAATGACTTTGCTTACAAGAACAAATGACAACTATGTTATGGAATAA
- a CDS encoding ATP-dependent RecD-like DNA helicase has translation MEKLEGMISEIVFKNEDNGYTIAHLVNENDEIVVVGCMPTLAMGESIEVEGKWVNHKIYGTQFEVNSFMPVTPSSLEGIYVYLSSGMIHGIGEKMAKRIIDKFGVDTLDVIQNYPEKLQEVEGIGSKKVKQIVKSYEEDRELRNIIIELSPFGITPNYCLKIYKKYKSSAIGIINKNPYQLAEDIRGIGFKVADSIANKIGIDKNSKDRVCQGILYTLNKSLSNGHTYLPEHILIQDSEKLLELSGDIVRECVMMLVYNQKIHIEKVNSENLIYLMPYYLSENGVCSQIVKLSQYEFEDLNIDIENEIKILEDDKKIKLAEKQVLAVKESVNSGVLIITGGPGTGKTTTINAIIDIFENNGKSVTLAAPTGRAAKRMSETSNKEAKTIHRLLEMGFSTDDDLTFFKDEEDPINSDVIIVDEVSMVDIILMHNLLRAIKLGTRVILVGDSDQLPSVGAGNVLKDMIDSNIINVVKLNEIFRQAQESMIIVNAHKINNGEPLHLNTKGKDFFFIRKSTNEEILNEIIGLVNERLPKFYNVDKLKDIQVLSSMRKGELGVTNLNIELQKYLNKKEQFKVEESFSKRLFRVGDKVMQVKNNYTKKWETEDQKESGEGIYNGDIGYVYHIDKDKKTIYVLFDQTKIVSYLYDELDEIDHSFCTTIHKSQGSEFPVVVIPITWAPPMLLSRNLLYTAVTRAKKLVVLVGDVKYLEYMIKNNRVNQRYSNLGYKLNKFKQEGLLIE, from the coding sequence ATGGAAAAATTAGAAGGAATGATAAGCGAAATAGTCTTTAAAAATGAAGATAATGGCTATACAATAGCTCATCTGGTAAATGAGAATGATGAAATTGTTGTAGTGGGATGTATGCCTACTTTGGCAATGGGAGAGAGTATAGAAGTTGAAGGTAAGTGGGTAAACCATAAGATTTATGGAACTCAATTTGAAGTGAATAGTTTTATGCCAGTGACACCATCATCTTTAGAAGGAATTTATGTTTACTTATCTTCTGGTATGATACATGGAATTGGCGAAAAAATGGCTAAGAGAATAATTGATAAGTTTGGTGTTGATACACTAGATGTAATACAAAACTACCCAGAAAAATTACAAGAAGTAGAGGGGATAGGTAGTAAAAAGGTAAAGCAAATAGTAAAGAGTTATGAAGAAGATAGAGAATTAAGAAACATAATAATAGAACTATCTCCTTTTGGAATAACACCTAATTACTGTTTAAAAATATATAAAAAATATAAAAGTAGTGCAATAGGAATTATAAATAAAAATCCATATCAGCTTGCTGAAGACATAAGAGGAATAGGGTTTAAAGTAGCTGATAGTATAGCCAATAAAATTGGTATAGATAAAAATTCTAAAGATAGAGTATGTCAAGGAATATTATATACCTTAAATAAATCCCTAAGTAATGGACATACATATTTACCAGAACATATTCTAATACAAGATTCAGAAAAATTGTTGGAGTTAAGTGGAGACATAGTAAGGGAATGTGTAATGATGTTGGTATATAACCAAAAAATACATATAGAAAAAGTAAATAGTGAAAATCTCATATATCTTATGCCATACTACCTATCTGAAAATGGAGTATGTAGTCAAATAGTAAAATTGTCGCAGTATGAATTTGAAGATTTGAATATAGATATAGAAAATGAAATTAAAATTTTAGAAGATGATAAGAAAATTAAGTTAGCAGAGAAACAAGTATTAGCAGTTAAAGAATCTGTGAACAGTGGAGTATTAATTATAACTGGTGGTCCAGGTACTGGAAAGACTACTACCATCAATGCAATTATAGATATATTTGAAAATAATGGGAAAAGTGTAACTTTAGCAGCTCCAACGGGAAGAGCAGCTAAGAGAATGAGTGAAACCTCTAATAAAGAAGCAAAGACTATACATAGATTATTAGAAATGGGATTTTCAACAGATGATGATTTAACTTTTTTCAAAGATGAAGAAGACCCAATAAACTCAGATGTGATAATAGTCGACGAAGTATCAATGGTAGATATTATCTTAATGCATAATTTACTTAGAGCAATAAAATTAGGAACAAGAGTAATATTAGTTGGAGATAGTGACCAATTACCTTCTGTAGGTGCAGGTAATGTACTTAAGGATATGATAGACTCAAATATTATAAATGTAGTCAAATTAAATGAAATATTTAGACAAGCTCAAGAGAGTATGATAATTGTGAATGCTCATAAGATAAATAATGGCGAACCACTTCATTTAAATACAAAGGGAAAAGACTTCTTTTTTATAAGAAAATCAACGAATGAAGAGATATTGAATGAAATAATAGGTCTAGTAAATGAAAGACTACCTAAATTTTATAATGTCGATAAACTAAAAGATATACAAGTGCTATCTTCAATGAGAAAAGGAGAGTTAGGAGTTACCAATCTAAATATTGAGTTACAAAAGTATCTTAACAAAAAGGAGCAGTTTAAAGTAGAAGAAAGTTTTTCTAAAAGGTTGTTTAGAGTTGGCGACAAGGTAATGCAAGTAAAAAATAATTATACCAAAAAGTGGGAGACAGAAGACCAAAAGGAAAGTGGTGAAGGCATATATAATGGAGATATAGGCTATGTATATCATATAGATAAAGATAAGAAAACTATTTATGTACTGTTTGACCAGACTAAAATTGTATCATATTTATATGATGAGTTAGATGAGATTGACCATAGTTTTTGTACAACTATACATAAAAGTCAAGGAAGTGAATTTCCGGTTGTAGTGATACCAATAACTTGGGCTCCTCCTATGTTACTAAGCCGTAATTTATTATATACAGCAGTGACAAGAGCAAAAAAATTAGTTGTGTTAGTTGGAGATGTGAAATATTTGGAATATATGATAAAAAATAATAGAGTGAATCAAAGATATTCAAATTTAGGTTATAAGCTAAATAAATTTAAACAAGAAGGGCTGTTGATAGAGTAA